Proteins encoded together in one Passer domesticus isolate bPasDom1 chromosome 6, bPasDom1.hap1, whole genome shotgun sequence window:
- the LOC135303967 gene encoding uncharacterized protein LOC135303967 — MFLQHETKFKLGKDKTILCSVLGACLTAATETRFKRRSEENAIIDSLQNLVGVLQKQLDEERNENNLLRAALREVHVKNSQNFDSSKETEEKETSHLNQNYPQKELVLMKNFGEHCCCNSMKPQIKTECNYINDEDFDPHIITKEIPYTATELTKLAKQYGLLSHKTETKSLTGKVQTHLSEQEAGGYWGHGVFLPTGDRRIPWSLIQHIAYWTEGLNPSERGNLLTIAGTPNQLLENIHKAACLQIMHERKPATSYESPMQSPVKSKIMTSLIQRFTETLKPIAIFPQKPIAAMSPIETPDKLLSNQNNPFVPSYDLPRKGIKWDWSLSQEKALQSLIFEATAHQALDPIHPTDPFQVEWGFASSGLSVHIGQRGPEGPTRPVGFYSHGFKDAERRYSTWERGLSVVGLTLTGVEKNLAIQETESLGSSQNKLASVIKATPPFFPTSANREGEGSAQVEELLTICSIFQCKGQNYFLVSINIKSYAAHVFVLFQADAFKRATGNNTVKAIQGWFGIFVTPQEIQSDNLSHFTVKSAQDWAKGEGIEWTSHTPYDRSGANGCPKITAFCLTAPSIIPSLHRPDDFKNPAHYPGQPVFGGPPPIVGEVPLVLKTSLTIPLF; from the coding sequence ATGTTCTTGCAgcatgaaacaaaatttaaacttgGTAAAGATAAAACCATcctctgctcagttttgggagcctgcctcacagcagccacagAAACTCGCTTTAAGCgaagaagtgaggaaaatgcTATAATAGACTCCCTTCAAAACTTAGTTGGAGTTTTGCAAAAACAATtagatgaagaaagaaatgaaaataatttattacggGCTGCCTTGAGAGAGGTACAtgttaaaaattcacagaactttgattcctcaaaagaaacagaggagaaggaaacttctcaccttaatcaaaattacccccaaaaagaattagttctgatgaaaaattttggggaacactgttgttgcaatagcatgaaacctcaaattaaaacagaatgcaaCTATATTAATGATGAGGATTTTGACCCACATATAATCACTAAAGAAATCCCATACACTGCTACTGAATTAACAAAACTTGCAAAGCAGTATGGGCTTCTCtcccacaaaactgaaacaaaatctctCACTGGGAAAGTTCAAACACATTTGTCAGAACAAGAAGCCGGTGGGTACTGGGGACATGGAGTGTTCTTACCAACGGGAGACAGACGCATCCCATGGTCCCTAATTCAGCATATAGCTTATTGGACAGAGGGGCTTAACCCCTCGGAAAGGGGAAACCTTTTAACCATAGCTGGTACCCCTAACCAACTCCTGGAAAACATTCACAAAGCTGCCTGCTTGCAAATaatgcatgaaagaaaaccagctACAAGCTATGAGTCACCAATGCAATCACCTGTAAAGTCTAAAATTATGACCTCTTTAATTCAAAGGTTTACAGAAACACTTAAACCTATAgcaattttccctcaaaaacccATAGCAGCTATGTCCCCTATAGAAACACCAGATAAACTTCTTAGTAACCAGAATAACCCATTTGTTCCCTCTTATGACTTGCCgagaaaagggataaaatgggATTGGAGTCTTTCTCAAGAGAAAGCACTGCAATCGCTGATTTTTGAAGCAACAGCTCACCAAGCACTGGACCCTATCCATCCTACAGATCCCTTTCAGGTAGAGTGGGGATTTGCCTCCTCAGGGTTATCAGTACACATTGGGCAGCGGGGTCCCGAGGGTCCGACAAGGCCTGTTGGTTTTTATTCCCATggtttcaaagatgctgagagAAGATACTCTACCTGGGAAAGAGGTTTGTCTGTGGTTGGCTTAACTCTCACAGGAGTAGAAAAAAACTTAGCAATACAAGAAACTGAGAGCTTGGGTAGCAGCCAAAACAAGCTTGCCTCTGTGATTAAAGCAacccctcctttcttccccactTCTGCtaacagagagggagaaggcagtgctCAGGTAGAGGAACTGTTAACCATTTGTAGTATTTTCCAGTGTAagggacagaattattttcttgtcaGTATTAACATCAAGTCCTATGCCGCACATGTATTTGTGTTGTTTCAGGCCGATGCTTTTAAAAGAGCTACAGGAAATAATACTGTTAAAGCAATACAGGGATGGTTTGGAATTTTCGTAACCCCACAAGAAATTCAATCTGATAATCTTTCTCACTTTACAGTCAAAAGTGCGCAGGATTGGGCAAAAGGTGAAGGGATTGAATGGACTTCTCATACCCCTTACGATAGATCAGGGGCAAATGGGTGtcctaaaatcactgctttttgcCTGACAGCTCCAAGCATAATTCCTTCACTACACAGACCAGATGATTTCAAGAACCCAGCACATTACCCTGGACAACCTGTTTTTGGTGGACCACCCCCTATTGTAGGGGAAGTACCACTGGTGTTAAAAACCTCTCTGACAATCCCATTGTTCTAA